A window from Primulina eburnea isolate SZY01 chromosome 2, ASM2296580v1, whole genome shotgun sequence encodes these proteins:
- the LOC140823862 gene encoding uncharacterized protein: MDGREKDKGKGGEKWTTAISNLAEMSSNLDSLQKLLMEKVVYGNDETFAKASLCSEQARNIKVLEQRVETLERELDASISAAARARMEKRHAEAAQKATEIREQDITKELENTTKVFELHMEELCVKQEEILKRDKEIKLLEAKIRTLGGRESHPRNS; the protein is encoded by the exons ATGGATGGGAGAGAGAAGGATAAGGGGAAAGGAGGCGAAAAATGGACGACTGCGATCAGCAATCTCGCGGAGATGTCGTCAAATCTCGACTCTCTGCAGAAGCTACTCATGGAGAAAGTTGTTTACGGTAACGATGAAACCTTCGCCAAAGCCTCCCTCTGCTCCGAACAAGCTCGAAATATCAAG GTTCTTGAGCAAAGAGTAGAGACCTTAGAAAGGGAACTTGATGCTTCCATTTCAGCTGCTGCTCGTGCACGTATGGAAAAGCGTCATGCTGAGGCAGCACAAAAAGCTACTGAAATACGTGAACAAGATATTACAAAAGAACTTGAAAACACTACAA AGGTATTCGAACTGCACATGGAAGAGCTGTGCGTGAAGCAAGAAGAGATATTAAAGCGAGATAAAGAGATCAAACTTCTAGAGGCCAAAATCCGAACTCTTGGAGGCAGGGAATCACATCCAAGGAACAGCTGA
- the LOC140823861 gene encoding protein LNK1 isoform X3: protein MILEQDSWSPAPKSGFPTPSDSNSVKEVSSLVSENSSLSGFKNNNTDSNGNEICENDIILSDKIAVVDKNSFGYPLDDITQTSEDIDFFENAEEKDPSDFLYYGWPEIGNFEDVDSMFRSCDSTFGVVSSKEDELRWLSLADDIGMPGDMLKSDFKFPSPESNAVEEISKNSYSLKRYSRDDSAMASSSVRFKESSMPTEKSDSYMSSVNGSAITDSKDGLISKERGMGIKGKIQAKNSAGCHAKTGIGGMIKEHKKQSKLPLPIQLEGKRKKHYFGTCSFNYISDRSNPGAITHPLFPSVYNQQQDQTVGPHFCNYLQNTDFVHSDSSHLSDQISVEPTPFFIKSEMELTYPSPRESAHASNQLQTLKGFHPLFHASATEEGETKEKLHNLQVIPAGLDSSNVHESSIRSFGLDDISLEAAILRQLQLVMEQLDLRTKLCIRDSLYRLARSAEQRHDHTNQNGGCGDGRDASGTSIADGTKCAGFMDMETDTNPLDRSIAHLLFHRPSDTSAVPAVDSSPFKLPRMVHGPITNQPAMVDNLVVQEETSAKTKNQGFEC from the exons ATGATCTTGGAGCAAGATTCATGGTCTCCCGCACCCAAGAGTGGATTTCCTACTCCATCTGACAGCAATTCAGTAAAAGAAGTATCAAGCTTAGTTTCTGAAAATTCCAGTTTATCTGGCTTCAAAAATAATAACACAGATTCCAATGGTAATGAGATCTGTGAGAATGATATCATTCTCAGTGATAAGATCGCTGTAGTTGATAAAAATTCGTTTGGTTATCCACTTGACGACATAACTCAAACAAGCGAAGATATTGATTTCTTCGAGAATGCCGAGGAAAAAGATCCCAGTGATTTCTTATATTATGGTTGGCCAGAAATAGGAAACTTTGAGGATGTTGACAGTATGTTTAG AAGCTGTGATTCCACATTTGGAGTTGTGTCCAGTAAAGAAGATGAGTTGCGTTGGTTATCATTGGCAGATGATATTGGAATGCCTGGAGATATGCTAAAGTCAGATTTTAAGTTTCCAAGTCCCGAGTCAAATGCAGTTGAAGAGATTTCAAAAAATAGTTATTCCTTGAAGAGGTACTCTCGTGACGATTCTGCCATGGCTAGCTCATCGGTAAGGTTCAAAGAGAGTTCAATGCCCACAGAGAAATCCGATTCTTACATGTCTTCTGTGAATGGATCTGCAATAACTGATAGCAAAGATGGGCTCATCAGTAAAGAACGG GGAATGGGAATCAAGGGTAAAATTCAGGCAAAAAATTCAGCCGGATGCCATGCCAAAACTGGAATTGGTGGAATG ATTAAGGAGCACAAGAAACAGTCAAAGCTCCCGCTCCCCATCCAGTTGGagggaaaaagaaaaaaacattattttggaACTTGTAGTTTCAATTACATTAGTGACCGGTCAAATCCTGGGGCTATTACTCATCCACTTTTCCCTTCTGTTTATAATCAACAGCAAGACCAAACTGTGGGTCCACATTTCTGTAATTATTTGCAGAACACTGATTTTGTTCATTCAGACAGCAGCCATTTGTCCGATCAAATTTCTGTTGAGCCAACACCATTCTTTATCAAATCCGAAATGGAGTTGACATATCCTTCGCCAAGGGAATCAGCCCATGCTTCCAATCAGTTGCAAACATTGAAGGGTTTTCATCCTTTATTTCACGCGTCTGCCACTGAAGAGGGTGAAACTAAAGAAAAACTACATAATCTTCAAG TAATTCCTGCAGGATTGGATTCATCAAATGTGCATGAAAGCTCAATTAGGAGTTTCGGTTTGGATGATATTTCACTTGAAGCTGCTATTTTGCGCCAGCTTCAGCTTGTAATGGAACAG TTGGATTTGAGAACCAAGTTATGCATAAGGGATAGTTTGTATCGTTTGGCTCGGAGTGCTGAACAAAGGCATGACCACACAAACCAGAATGGTGGCTGTGGAGACGGAAGAGATGCCAGTGGAACATCCATAGCTGATGGAACCAA GTGCGCCGGATTTATGGACATGGAAACTGATACAAACCCCTTAGACCGCTCAATAGCGCACTTGCTCTTTCACAGACCTTCAGACACATCTGCAGTGCCTGCCGTTGATTCTTCGCCTTTCAAGTTACCAAGAATG GTTCATGGGCCCATCACTAATCAACCTGCAATGGTCGATAACTTGGTCGTTCAAGAAGAAACATCAGCTAAAACAAAAAACCAAGGCTTTGAATGTTGA
- the LOC140823859 gene encoding uncharacterized protein — MDKVYGKLRNLDAYPKINEDFFSRTLSGGVITLVSSIFIFVLFVSEFRLYLHTITNTKLVVDTSRGGKLHINFDVTFPAIPCTLLSVDAMDISGERHLDIRHDIFKKRIDSHGNVVGTRQDGIGAPQIEKPLQRHGGRLEHNEKYCGSCFGAESADDECCNSCEEVREAYQKKGWAITNADLIDQCKREGFVDKVKEEQGEGCNIHGSLEVNKVAGNFHFSPGKSFHQSNFQLLDLLAFQTENYNISHKINKLTFGDSIPGIVNPLDGVQWLQETPGGVYQYFVKVVPTIHTNIRGHTIQSNQFSVTEHFKNSGMELTRSVPGVFFFYDLSPIKVTFTEEHTSFLHFLTHICAIMGGVFTVAGIVDSFIYHGQKALRKKQELGKLR; from the exons ATGGATAAGGTGTACGGTAAGCTGCGGAATTTGGATGCGTACCCGAAAATCAATGAGGATTTCTTCAGCCGCACGCTCTCCGGTGGTGTTATCACGCTCGTCTCCTCAATCTTCATCTTCGTTCTTTTCGTTTCTGAATTCA GATTATATCTTCATACCATAACAAATACAAAGCTAGTAGTAGACACGTCTAGAGGAGGAAAATTGCATATTAAT TTTGATGTCACTTTTCCTGCCATTCCATGTACATTGCTGAGTGTTGATGCCATGGATATCAGTGGGGAGCGACATCTAGACATA agacatgatattttcaagaAAAGAATTGATTCTCATGGCAATGTGGTAGGGACGAGACAAGATGGCATTGGTGCCCCACAG ATCGAGAAGCCTTTGCAGAGACATGGTGGCAGGCTTGAGCATAATGAGAAATATTGTGGATCATGTTTTGGCGCAGAATCG GCGGATGATGAATGTTGTAATTCATGTGAAGAAGTTCGTGAAGCATATCAAAAGAAAGGCTGGGCAATAACAAATGCAGATTTGATTGATCAG TGCAAAAGAGAAGGCTTCGTTGATAAAGTAAAAGAGGAACAAGGTGAAGGATGCAATATTCACGGATCTCTGGAAGTTAATAAAGTGGCAGGGAATTTTCACTTTTCCCCTGGTAAAAGCTTTCACCAGTCGAACTTCCAGCTGCTAGATCTCCTCGCTTTTCAAACAGAAAATTATAAT ATAAGCCACAAGATCAACAAGTTAACTTTTGGAGATTCTATTCCTGGAATTGTAAATCCTCTAGATGG TGTGCAGTGGCTACAAGAAACTCCAGGTGGAGTGTATCAGTATTTTGTCAAG GTGGTTCCAACCATACACACCAATATTAGAGGTCATACTATTCAGTCAAATCAG TTTTCTGTCACCGAACATTTCAAGAATTCTGGAATGGAGCTGACCAGGTCTGTTCCTGGAGTTTTCTTCTTCTATGATCTGTCTCCCATAAAG GTTACTTTCACAGAAGAACATACATCATTCTTGCACTTCCTAACACATATCTGTGCCATCATGGGAG GTGTATTCACGGTTGCTGGAATAGTGGATTCTTTCATTTACCATGGTCAGAAGGCACTGCGGAAGAAACAAGAACTTGGTAAACTCAGGTGA
- the LOC140823861 gene encoding protein LNK1 isoform X1: MSDLCMYELEDIDWDEFCPSEDHIVPHPGSNRVDDPSVLAESCRKPRFKGNSTSNCAGDQSALRCAGQGKEQGKFSTLSDPRNMILEQDSWSPAPKSGFPTPSDSNSVKEVSSLVSENSSLSGFKNNNTDSNGNEICENDIILSDKIAVVDKNSFGYPLDDITQTSEDIDFFENAEEKDPSDFLYYGWPEIGNFEDVDSMFRSCDSTFGVVSSKEDELRWLSLADDIGMPGDMLKSDFKFPSPESNAVEEISKNSYSLKRYSRDDSAMASSSVRFKESSMPTEKSDSYMSSVNGSAITDSKDGLISKERGMGIKGKIQAKNSAGCHAKTGIGGMIKEHKKQSKLPLPIQLEGKRKKHYFGTCSFNYISDRSNPGAITHPLFPSVYNQQQDQTVGPHFCNYLQNTDFVHSDSSHLSDQISVEPTPFFIKSEMELTYPSPRESAHASNQLQTLKGFHPLFHASATEEGETKEKLHNLQVIPAGLDSSNVHESSIRSFGLDDISLEAAILRQLQLVMEQLDLRTKLCIRDSLYRLARSAEQRHDHTNQNGGCGDGRDASGTSIADGTKCAGFMDMETDTNPLDRSIAHLLFHRPSDTSAVPAVDSSPFKLPRMVHGPITNQPAMVDNLVVQEETSAKTKNQGFEC, from the exons ATGTCAGACTTGTGCATGTACGAG TTAGAAGATATAGATTGGGATGAGTTTTGCCCGAGTGAAGATCATATAGTACCCCACCCTGGTTCTAATAGGGTTGATGATCCTTCTGTTTTGGCTGAAAGCTGCCGAAAACCTCGGTTCAAAGGAAATTCTACATCTAATTGTGCTGGAGATCAATCTGCTCTTAGATGTGCTGGTCAGGGAAAAGAACAAGGGAAATTTTCAACTCTGAGTGATCCAAGAAACATGATCTTGGAGCAAGATTCATGGTCTCCCGCACCCAAGAGTGGATTTCCTACTCCATCTGACAGCAATTCAGTAAAAGAAGTATCAAGCTTAGTTTCTGAAAATTCCAGTTTATCTGGCTTCAAAAATAATAACACAGATTCCAATGGTAATGAGATCTGTGAGAATGATATCATTCTCAGTGATAAGATCGCTGTAGTTGATAAAAATTCGTTTGGTTATCCACTTGACGACATAACTCAAACAAGCGAAGATATTGATTTCTTCGAGAATGCCGAGGAAAAAGATCCCAGTGATTTCTTATATTATGGTTGGCCAGAAATAGGAAACTTTGAGGATGTTGACAGTATGTTTAG AAGCTGTGATTCCACATTTGGAGTTGTGTCCAGTAAAGAAGATGAGTTGCGTTGGTTATCATTGGCAGATGATATTGGAATGCCTGGAGATATGCTAAAGTCAGATTTTAAGTTTCCAAGTCCCGAGTCAAATGCAGTTGAAGAGATTTCAAAAAATAGTTATTCCTTGAAGAGGTACTCTCGTGACGATTCTGCCATGGCTAGCTCATCGGTAAGGTTCAAAGAGAGTTCAATGCCCACAGAGAAATCCGATTCTTACATGTCTTCTGTGAATGGATCTGCAATAACTGATAGCAAAGATGGGCTCATCAGTAAAGAACGG GGAATGGGAATCAAGGGTAAAATTCAGGCAAAAAATTCAGCCGGATGCCATGCCAAAACTGGAATTGGTGGAATG ATTAAGGAGCACAAGAAACAGTCAAAGCTCCCGCTCCCCATCCAGTTGGagggaaaaagaaaaaaacattattttggaACTTGTAGTTTCAATTACATTAGTGACCGGTCAAATCCTGGGGCTATTACTCATCCACTTTTCCCTTCTGTTTATAATCAACAGCAAGACCAAACTGTGGGTCCACATTTCTGTAATTATTTGCAGAACACTGATTTTGTTCATTCAGACAGCAGCCATTTGTCCGATCAAATTTCTGTTGAGCCAACACCATTCTTTATCAAATCCGAAATGGAGTTGACATATCCTTCGCCAAGGGAATCAGCCCATGCTTCCAATCAGTTGCAAACATTGAAGGGTTTTCATCCTTTATTTCACGCGTCTGCCACTGAAGAGGGTGAAACTAAAGAAAAACTACATAATCTTCAAG TAATTCCTGCAGGATTGGATTCATCAAATGTGCATGAAAGCTCAATTAGGAGTTTCGGTTTGGATGATATTTCACTTGAAGCTGCTATTTTGCGCCAGCTTCAGCTTGTAATGGAACAG TTGGATTTGAGAACCAAGTTATGCATAAGGGATAGTTTGTATCGTTTGGCTCGGAGTGCTGAACAAAGGCATGACCACACAAACCAGAATGGTGGCTGTGGAGACGGAAGAGATGCCAGTGGAACATCCATAGCTGATGGAACCAA GTGCGCCGGATTTATGGACATGGAAACTGATACAAACCCCTTAGACCGCTCAATAGCGCACTTGCTCTTTCACAGACCTTCAGACACATCTGCAGTGCCTGCCGTTGATTCTTCGCCTTTCAAGTTACCAAGAATG GTTCATGGGCCCATCACTAATCAACCTGCAATGGTCGATAACTTGGTCGTTCAAGAAGAAACATCAGCTAAAACAAAAAACCAAGGCTTTGAATGTTGA
- the LOC140824399 gene encoding zinc finger BED domain-containing protein RICESLEEPER 2-like: MVVTCHYVDSSWNLQKRNLNFCDVPPPHTGIVVCDVLNKCLVEWGIENKVWTITVDNATYNDVAIRMLKENLSYKNNLPLGGKLFHVRCCAHILNLLVQDGLSEIQNIISNVCESVKHISASKFRLDIFSEIVKQLWNATYCMLSTALEFKDVFPRYQQRDPTYNTLPSEEDWEKVRVVCYFLQEFNEVTHIISGSEYPTTNLFLPELYSIKRLLNNTSMGEGSFMKDMVNKMKTKFDKYWGHCNLLISMAAVLDPRNKMKLTEWCFPEIYSEVDAIENIVTVRETLRLLYREYVDAHKNIIVMMHIKNVNEPSK, from the exons ATGGTTGTCACTTGTCATTATGTGGACTCCAGTTGGAATTTGCAAAAGCGGAATTTGAATTTTTGTGATGTCCCCCCACCTCATACAGGTATAGTTGTTTGTGACGTGTTGAATAAGTGTTTGGTTGAATGGGGAATTGAAAACAAGGTGTGGACAATCACAGTTGATAATGCTACATACAATGATGTAGCTATTCGGATGTTGAAAGAGAATCTCTCTTATAAAAACAATCTTCCTCTCGGTGGAAAATTGTTTCATGTGAGATGTTGTGCGCATATCTTGAATCTTTTGGTACAAGATGGGCTTTCGGAGatacaaaatattatttccAATGTGTGTGAGAGTGTGAAACACATATCTGCCTCAAAGTTTCGTCTTGATATTTTCAGTGAAATTGTAAAACAGTT GTGGAATGCAACATATTGCATGTTGTCTACTGCTCTAGAGTTCAAGGACGTCTTCCCAAGATATCAACAAAGGGATCCTACTTATAACACTTTGCCAAGTGAGGAGGATTGGGAGAAAGTCCGTGTAGTTTGTTACTTTCTTCAAGAATTTAATGAAGTTACCCACATCATTTCAG GTTCAGAATATCCAACTACAAATTTGTTTCTACCTGAACTTTATAGCATAAAGAGGTTGTTGAATAATACAAGTATGGGTGAAGGTAgtttcatgaaagatatggttAACAAAATGAAGACTAAATTCGACAAGTATTGGGGTCACTGTAACTTGTTAATTTCTATGGCAGCTGTATTAGATCCAAGGAATAAGATGAAGTTGACTGAATGGTGTTTTCCAGAAATCTATTCTGAAGTTGATGCAATTGAGAACATCGTTACAGTTCGTGAGACATTGCGTTTGTTGTATCGTGAATATGTTGATGCTCACAAAAATATTATTGTCATGATGCATATTAAgaatgtaaatgagccgagcaaATAG
- the LOC140823861 gene encoding protein LNK1 isoform X2, translated as MSDLCMYELEDIDWDEFCPSEDHIVPHPGSNRVDDPSVLAESCRKPRFKGNSTSNCAGDQSALRCAGQGKEQGKFSTLSDPRNMILEQDSWSPAPKSGFPTPSDSNSVKEVSSLVSENSSLSGFKNNNTDSNGNEICENDIILSDKIAVVDKNSFGYPLDDITQTSEDIDFFENAEEKDPSDFLYYGWPEIGNFEDVDSMFRSCDSTFGVVSSKEDELRWLSLADDIGMPGDMLKSDFKFPSPESNAVEEISKNSYSLKRYSRDDSAMASSSVRFKESSMPTEKSDSYMSSVNGSAITDSKDGLISKERGMGIKGKIQAKNSAGCHAKTGIGGMIKEHKKQSKLPLPIQLEGKRKKHYFGTCSFNYISDRSNPGAITHPLFPSVYNQQQDQTVGPHFCNYLQNTDFVHSDSSHLSDQISVEPTPFFIKSEMELTYPSPRESAHASNQLQTLKGFHPLFHASATEEGETKEKLHNLQGLDSSNVHESSIRSFGLDDISLEAAILRQLQLVMEQLDLRTKLCIRDSLYRLARSAEQRHDHTNQNGGCGDGRDASGTSIADGTKCAGFMDMETDTNPLDRSIAHLLFHRPSDTSAVPAVDSSPFKLPRMVHGPITNQPAMVDNLVVQEETSAKTKNQGFEC; from the exons ATGTCAGACTTGTGCATGTACGAG TTAGAAGATATAGATTGGGATGAGTTTTGCCCGAGTGAAGATCATATAGTACCCCACCCTGGTTCTAATAGGGTTGATGATCCTTCTGTTTTGGCTGAAAGCTGCCGAAAACCTCGGTTCAAAGGAAATTCTACATCTAATTGTGCTGGAGATCAATCTGCTCTTAGATGTGCTGGTCAGGGAAAAGAACAAGGGAAATTTTCAACTCTGAGTGATCCAAGAAACATGATCTTGGAGCAAGATTCATGGTCTCCCGCACCCAAGAGTGGATTTCCTACTCCATCTGACAGCAATTCAGTAAAAGAAGTATCAAGCTTAGTTTCTGAAAATTCCAGTTTATCTGGCTTCAAAAATAATAACACAGATTCCAATGGTAATGAGATCTGTGAGAATGATATCATTCTCAGTGATAAGATCGCTGTAGTTGATAAAAATTCGTTTGGTTATCCACTTGACGACATAACTCAAACAAGCGAAGATATTGATTTCTTCGAGAATGCCGAGGAAAAAGATCCCAGTGATTTCTTATATTATGGTTGGCCAGAAATAGGAAACTTTGAGGATGTTGACAGTATGTTTAG AAGCTGTGATTCCACATTTGGAGTTGTGTCCAGTAAAGAAGATGAGTTGCGTTGGTTATCATTGGCAGATGATATTGGAATGCCTGGAGATATGCTAAAGTCAGATTTTAAGTTTCCAAGTCCCGAGTCAAATGCAGTTGAAGAGATTTCAAAAAATAGTTATTCCTTGAAGAGGTACTCTCGTGACGATTCTGCCATGGCTAGCTCATCGGTAAGGTTCAAAGAGAGTTCAATGCCCACAGAGAAATCCGATTCTTACATGTCTTCTGTGAATGGATCTGCAATAACTGATAGCAAAGATGGGCTCATCAGTAAAGAACGG GGAATGGGAATCAAGGGTAAAATTCAGGCAAAAAATTCAGCCGGATGCCATGCCAAAACTGGAATTGGTGGAATG ATTAAGGAGCACAAGAAACAGTCAAAGCTCCCGCTCCCCATCCAGTTGGagggaaaaagaaaaaaacattattttggaACTTGTAGTTTCAATTACATTAGTGACCGGTCAAATCCTGGGGCTATTACTCATCCACTTTTCCCTTCTGTTTATAATCAACAGCAAGACCAAACTGTGGGTCCACATTTCTGTAATTATTTGCAGAACACTGATTTTGTTCATTCAGACAGCAGCCATTTGTCCGATCAAATTTCTGTTGAGCCAACACCATTCTTTATCAAATCCGAAATGGAGTTGACATATCCTTCGCCAAGGGAATCAGCCCATGCTTCCAATCAGTTGCAAACATTGAAGGGTTTTCATCCTTTATTTCACGCGTCTGCCACTGAAGAGGGTGAAACTAAAGAAAAACTACATAATCTTCAAG GATTGGATTCATCAAATGTGCATGAAAGCTCAATTAGGAGTTTCGGTTTGGATGATATTTCACTTGAAGCTGCTATTTTGCGCCAGCTTCAGCTTGTAATGGAACAG TTGGATTTGAGAACCAAGTTATGCATAAGGGATAGTTTGTATCGTTTGGCTCGGAGTGCTGAACAAAGGCATGACCACACAAACCAGAATGGTGGCTGTGGAGACGGAAGAGATGCCAGTGGAACATCCATAGCTGATGGAACCAA GTGCGCCGGATTTATGGACATGGAAACTGATACAAACCCCTTAGACCGCTCAATAGCGCACTTGCTCTTTCACAGACCTTCAGACACATCTGCAGTGCCTGCCGTTGATTCTTCGCCTTTCAAGTTACCAAGAATG GTTCATGGGCCCATCACTAATCAACCTGCAATGGTCGATAACTTGGTCGTTCAAGAAGAAACATCAGCTAAAACAAAAAACCAAGGCTTTGAATGTTGA
- the LOC140823860 gene encoding uncharacterized protein: MSLALLQSYSSAEEDEAVNDDLWLQDQISSDDDAKDAVPKTRSYKPLFDPNPRPSSSLPSAVDAFSEIASPPQFLNNSVEENPQKVVVQQWRHGSRKNRKEKKHLPSGVVMESKAQLVGIRERVRSDVENASLQGQSGATGTAQGGKRVATVSNPNAEDAAELLRMCVKCGIPKTYSHAKGMICPVCGDRPPKDSDKEPVKKKGSIIKDKEKSKRMRGQSSHASWKSETEMHLRQQFD, translated from the exons ATGAGCTTGGCACTGCTGCAGAGCTACTCCTCTGCCGAAGAAGATGAAGCAGTAAACGACGATCTCTGGTTGCAAGACCAAATATCATCCGACGATGATGCAAAAGACGCTGTTCCCAAGACCCGTTCCTACAAACCCTTGTTCGACCCCAATCCGCGCCCTTCTTCCTCCTTGCCCTCCGCTGTCGACGCCTTCTCCGAG ATTGCAAGCCCGCCGCAGTTTCTGAACAATAGCGTGGAAGAAAATCCGCAGAAGGTGGTTGTGCAGCAGTGGAGGCATGGTAGCAGGAAAAACCGTAAAGAGAAAAAGCATTTACCATCAG GGGTTGTAATGGAGTCTAAGGCTCAGTTAGTTGGAATCCGAGAGAGAGTGAGAAGCGATGTAGAAAACGCATCCCTCCAAGGCCAATCTGGTGCTACGGGAACAGCACAAGGTGGGAAACGTGTGGCAACAGTCAGCAATCCCAACGCAGAAGATGCTGCTGAGCTTCTGAG GATGTGTGTGAAGTGTGGGATTCCAAAAACTTATTCTCATGCAAAGGGGATGATCTGCCCTGTGTGCGGTGACCGTCCTCCCAAAGATTCAGATAAAGAGCCTGTTAAGAAGAAAGGATCAATCATTAAAGACAAGGAGAAGAGCAAAAGGATGAGAGGGCAATCTTCGCATGCATCATGGAAGAGTGAGACCGAGATGCATCTCAGACAGCAGTTTGATTAG